The stretch of DNA CCTGGCGGAGCAGGGAGGAGTCGGCGGGCAGGTCCGTCAGGACCGACGGCTCGACGAGGTTGTCGGTGGTGGTGCCGCGCAGCAGGGCCGTGGCCCCCTCGGCGATCGCCTGCTCGACGGCGCCCGACACCGCGTTCGCCTGGGTGGAGTTGATCACCGGGCCGATGACCGTCTCCGGGTCGCGCGGGTCGCCGACCTTCAGCGACCTCACCTTGGCGACGAACTTCGCGGTGAACTCCTCGGCGACCGAGCGGTCCACCATGATCCGGTTCGCGGCCATGCAGACCTGGCCCTGGTGGACGTACCGGCTGAAGACGGCCGCGTCGACCGCGTAGTCGAGATCGGCGTCGTCCAGGACCACGACCGCGCTGTTGCCGCCGAGTTCCAGGACCGAGCGCTTGAAGTGGGAGGCGCAGACGGTGGCGACGTGCCGCCCGACCTTGTCGGAGCCGGTGAAGGAGATGACCTTGGCGACGGGGTGCTCGATGAATGCGTCGCCGATCTCGGCGATGTCGGTGATGACGACGTTGAGCAGACCGCCCGGCAGACCCGCGTCCTCGAAGATCTTCGCGACCAGGGAGCCGCCGGTGACCGGGGTGTTCTGGTGCGGCTTGAGCACCACGCCGTTGCCGAGGGCGAGCGCCGGGGCGACCGACTTCAGGGACAGCAGGAAGGGGAAGTTGAAGGGGCTGATGACGCCCACGACACCGACCGGCACCCGGTAGACCCGGTTCTCCTTGCCGTCGACCGGGGACGGCAGGATCTTGCCCTCGGGGCGCAGCGCCAGGTGGATCGACTCGCGCAGGAACTCCTTGGCGAGGTGCAGTTCGAAAGCGGCCTTCAGACGGGTGCCGCCGAGCTCGGCGATGATCACGTCGGTGATCTCCGGCTCCCGCTCCTCGACCAGCCGCAGCGCCTTCTCGAAGACGGCCCGGCGGGCGTAGGCGTTGGTCGCGGCCCACTCCTTCTGGGCGCGGGCGGCCGCGCGGTAGGCCTGATCCACCTCGTCGACCGTGGCTATGGTGATCGAGGCCAGCTTCTCCCCGTCGTACGGGTCGAAGTCGATGATGTCCCAGGAGCCGGTCCCGGGGCGCCACTCGCCGTCGATGTACTGCTGGGCCAGGTCGGTGAAGTAGGACGACATGTGCTCCCTCGATCCCCTGCTGTCGAGATGGTCGAAGCAGTCGGAGCCCGATCAACCCCCGATCACTTCTTCACGGTCTGATCACACGTCATCGTACTTGCGCGCGAACCGAGTTGGGGGTCCCCTACACGTTTCCGAGGGGTTTTCCCTAAGTGAGCTGGAGCAGCCCGCGCAGCAGGTCGCGGCTCTCGTCCGGACCGGGTCCGTCGTGCTGGATTTCCTCCAGCGTCCTCTCGTACTGGGCGACGTCCTCGGGCTTGTCCAGGTAGAGGGCGCTGGTGAGCTGCTCCAGGTAGACCACGTCCGACAGGTCGGACTCGGGGAAGCTGAGGATGGTGAAGGCGCCGGACTCACCGGCGTGCCCGCCGAAGCTGAACGGCATGACCTGAAGCCGTACGTTGGGGCGCTCGGAGATCTCGATCAGGTGCTGCAACTGCCCGCGCATCACGTCGCGGTCTCCGTAGGGGCGACGCAGGGCGGCCTCGTCGAGGACGATGCGGAGGTCGGGAGCGTTCTCCGAGACGAGGTGCTTCTGCCGCTCCATGCGCAGCGCCACCCGCCGTTCCACGTCCGCCTCGCTCGCGCCCTGCATACCGCGCCGGACCACCGCCCGCGCGTACGCCTCGGTCTGCAGCAGCCCGTGCACGAACTGCACCTCGTAGACGCGGATCAGCGACGCCGCGCCCTCCAGTCCCACGTAGGTGGGGAACCAGCTGGGCAGGACGTCGGAGTAACTGTGCCACCAGCCCGCGACGTTGGCCTCCTTGGCGAGGGAGAGCAGCGAGATGCGCTCGGTCTCGTCCGTGATGCCGTACAGCGTCAACAGGTCTTCCACGTCTCGGGTCTTGAAGCTCACCCGGCCCAACTCCATCCGGCTGATCTTCGATTCCGAAGCGCGGATCGAGTACCCGGCCGCCTCGCGCGTGATCCCCCGCGCTTCGCGCAGTCGCCTGAGTTGCGAGCCGAGCAGCATGCGCCGCACCACCGATCCGGGCTCTCCCGCGCTCACGTTCGCCAGCCTCCCCAACCGTCTTCAAGGCCCGCAGTCTGCCACTAATTCACTCCGAGCTGTACTCGCGTGATTACGGAAACGGAAAGAGATCAGGGAATCCGCACGGCGGCAGCCGGGCAGGAGTCCGGCGGATGACAAGAAGATGGCGGAAAAAATGGCCAGTAAGCGGTACGGGGAGGTCCAATTCGGTCACGTGCACGTGCATCTGCCCTTGCATCTGCTGTACGCATCCGAAACCATGGTCGTGCGCCACCGCTGCATCGCAACGACCGCGGATTACCGGGAGTGCCTCGCATGGGGACGAATGGATCGACCATGCTCGAGCCGTTACGGCAGGGCCTTCCCCCGCTGGATCCCGCGGCCGTGTCGAGCGCCGCCTCCTGCGCGCTGCCCGCCCGCTACGAAGCGGTGCGTGAGGCAAGACAGTTCACCCGCACGACGCTCGACCGGTGGGAGCTGGGCGACCGGTTCGAGGACGTCTGCCTGGTGGTCTCCGAGCTGGTCACCAACGCCCTGCGGCACGGCCTGCCGGTGCCCCCGGCGTCGCCGGCGCACTCGTGCGACCACGACTCGCCCGTGCGGCTGCACCTGCTGCGATGGACCGGGCGGCTGGTGT from Streptomyces sp. 6-11-2 encodes:
- a CDS encoding aldehyde dehydrogenase family protein, producing the protein MSSYFTDLAQQYIDGEWRPGTGSWDIIDFDPYDGEKLASITIATVDEVDQAYRAAARAQKEWAATNAYARRAVFEKALRLVEEREPEITDVIIAELGGTRLKAAFELHLAKEFLRESIHLALRPEGKILPSPVDGKENRVYRVPVGVVGVISPFNFPFLLSLKSVAPALALGNGVVLKPHQNTPVTGGSLVAKIFEDAGLPGGLLNVVITDIAEIGDAFIEHPVAKVISFTGSDKVGRHVATVCASHFKRSVLELGGNSAVVVLDDADLDYAVDAAVFSRYVHQGQVCMAANRIMVDRSVAEEFTAKFVAKVRSLKVGDPRDPETVIGPVINSTQANAVSGAVEQAIAEGATALLRGTTTDNLVEPSVLTDLPADSSLLRQEVFGPVAFVIPFDGEEEAVRIVNDTPYGLSGAVHTADIERGVAFAKRIDTGMFHVNDGTVHDEPLVPFGGEKHSGIGRLNGETTLDAFTTLKWISVQHGRSGFPF
- a CDS encoding helix-turn-helix transcriptional regulator; the protein is MLLGSQLRRLREARGITREAAGYSIRASESKISRMELGRVSFKTRDVEDLLTLYGITDETERISLLSLAKEANVAGWWHSYSDVLPSWFPTYVGLEGAASLIRVYEVQFVHGLLQTEAYARAVVRRGMQGASEADVERRVALRMERQKHLVSENAPDLRIVLDEAALRRPYGDRDVMRGQLQHLIEISERPNVRLQVMPFSFGGHAGESGAFTILSFPESDLSDVVYLEQLTSALYLDKPEDVAQYERTLEEIQHDGPGPDESRDLLRGLLQLT
- a CDS encoding ATP-binding protein, which encodes MLEPLRQGLPPLDPAAVSSAASCALPARYEAVREARQFTRTTLDRWELGDRFEDVCLVVSELVTNALRHGLPVPPASPAHSCDHDSPVRLHLLRWTGRLVCAVRDPSRESPVARETDDFSAESGRGLFLVDSFSDSWGWHPLTGTLDGKVVWALFRFPPAE